The proteins below come from a single Spirochaetaceae bacterium genomic window:
- a CDS encoding amidohydrolase family protein, with translation MGDTLYQGLLVHADGRFVADVEMGAGVVRALRMARSDAAGGAGWRDLTGKLVFPGPVVLCRSDAPRAWCGGLPATTLAVPVASLGPPAREPPPVDAVPVPLLRGVAAELEVLPDAVFGRGCAAFAVDDRILKEPGFDADLVRVTGHCGATLVVLSDDARAMERSVGGLPLPLDGGRVVLAPSHVAGMRAALEVALRCGEPGSGIAVAAPAPLLLAEPKAAAEWWPAVRAGTVRMVSVDAGERTADRQMLAHLWRAGVAAGSIALEELAALLCWQPARLLGLPAKGRLHPGCDADLAVLDPEASAVAREDRAADDWMERGAVVRMLRHGEDAAAGQGRWTRGVPVREPQ, from the coding sequence GTGGGGGATACGCTGTATCAGGGGCTGCTGGTGCATGCCGACGGGCGGTTCGTGGCCGACGTGGAGATGGGCGCAGGGGTGGTGCGCGCGCTGCGCATGGCGCGCTCGGACGCGGCCGGCGGGGCGGGGTGGCGCGACCTCACCGGCAAGCTGGTGTTCCCCGGACCGGTGGTGTTGTGCCGCTCCGATGCGCCGCGCGCCTGGTGCGGCGGCCTGCCGGCGACCACCCTCGCCGTGCCGGTGGCGAGCCTCGGGCCGCCGGCGCGGGAGCCGCCGCCGGTGGATGCGGTGCCCGTTCCGCTGCTCAGGGGAGTGGCGGCGGAGCTGGAGGTGCTGCCGGATGCGGTGTTCGGGCGCGGCTGCGCGGCGTTCGCGGTCGACGACCGCATCCTGAAGGAACCCGGATTCGATGCCGACCTGGTGCGGGTGACCGGTCACTGTGGGGCGACCCTGGTGGTGCTGAGCGACGATGCGCGCGCCATGGAGCGCAGCGTCGGGGGGCTTCCGCTGCCGCTGGACGGCGGCCGGGTGGTGCTGGCGCCTTCCCATGTGGCCGGCATGCGTGCGGCGCTGGAAGTGGCGCTGCGCTGCGGCGAGCCGGGCAGCGGTATTGCGGTGGCGGCGCCGGCGCCCCTGCTGCTCGCCGAGCCGAAGGCCGCGGCGGAGTGGTGGCCGGCGGTTCGCGCCGGGACGGTGCGCATGGTGAGCGTTGACGCCGGTGAGCGAACCGCGGACCGCCAGATGCTGGCGCACCTGTGGCGGGCCGGAGTGGCGGCGGGCAGCATCGCCCTCGAAGAGTTGGCGGCGCTGCTGTGCTGGCAGCCGGCGCGGCTGCTGGGCCTGCCGGCGAAGGGCCGCCTCCACCCCGGCTGCGACGCCGACCTGGCGGTGCTCGATCCCGAGGCCTCGGCGGTCGCTCGCGAAGATCGGGCTGCCGATGACTGGATGGAACGCGGCGCAGTGGTGCGGATGCTGCGCCACGGTGAGGACGCCGCCGCCGGCCAGGGACGCTGGACCCGGGGTGTGCCGGTGCGCGAACCGCAGTGA
- the rsmG gene encoding 16S rRNA (guanine(527)-N(7))-methyltransferase RsmG, whose product MRALTDGELLEDGLHRLGMGGDWRMRDRLQRFAALIEAANPVYRLVAADRRRLVSHHLLDSLAAVPALREVEPRATLLDVGSGAGLPGVPLALALAGTRVILVERSARRAAFLNHVCRELAPAELAVVARPLADAALAPVDIVTWRAVAPLARLLPDLLPVLHARSTVALYQGTAATVQRELKAAREVAGELLRVQVTRLAVPHLDAERHLVLLRGFKR is encoded by the coding sequence GTGCGGGCATTGACGGACGGCGAGCTATTGGAAGATGGCCTGCACCGGCTCGGCATGGGCGGCGACTGGCGCATGCGTGACCGGCTGCAACGGTTCGCCGCGCTGATCGAGGCGGCCAACCCGGTGTACCGGCTGGTGGCCGCGGACCGGCGGCGGCTGGTCTCCCACCACCTGCTGGACAGCCTGGCGGCGGTGCCGGCGCTGCGCGAGGTGGAACCGCGCGCCACGCTGCTGGACGTGGGCAGCGGCGCCGGCCTGCCGGGCGTGCCGCTGGCCCTGGCCCTGGCCGGCACCCGGGTGATCCTGGTGGAGCGCAGCGCCCGCCGGGCCGCGTTCCTGAACCACGTGTGCCGCGAGTTGGCGCCGGCGGAGTTGGCCGTGGTCGCCCGTCCGCTGGCCGACGCCGCCCTGGCCCCGGTGGACATCGTGACCTGGCGTGCGGTGGCGCCGCTCGCGCGCCTGCTGCCGGATCTGCTGCCGGTGCTGCACGCGCGGTCGACGGTTGCCCTGTACCAGGGCACCGCGGCGACCGTGCAGCGGGAACTGAAGGCCGCGCGCGAAGTGGCGGGTGAATTGCTGCGGGTGCAGGTGACACGCCTTGCCGTCCCGCACCTGGACGCCGAGCGCCACCTCGTCCTTCTGCGAGGGTTCAAGAGGTGA
- a CDS encoding undecaprenyl-diphosphate phosphatase: MMSFWQAVVLGALQGVTEFLPVSSSGHLVLLREVLAVGEVPLLFDVLLHLSTLAATAVVFRARLGRLVVAAIDLLRPPARRRSGSDERRLLGLLLLCTVVTGGIGMAFGSVGLPRSPSLVSVMLLVTAMLLLAARWLRGAPEPGPEPGAEAHAAAPAETCADAAPSAGRLPRWPWALLVGVVQGLAVIPGISRSGATIAAGVLAGADRETAADFSFLASVPAILGAVAVSLPELSALEEAVDLTALAAGMAVSFAAGWLALTALLRIVRRGRLHLFSLYLVPVGIIGLTVL, translated from the coding sequence ATGATGAGCTTCTGGCAGGCGGTGGTGCTGGGAGCGTTGCAGGGCGTTACCGAGTTCCTGCCGGTGTCCAGTTCCGGGCACCTGGTGCTGCTGCGCGAGGTGCTGGCGGTGGGCGAAGTGCCGTTGCTGTTCGACGTGCTGCTGCACCTGTCGACGCTGGCCGCAACCGCGGTGGTGTTCCGGGCGCGGCTGGGCCGGCTGGTCGTCGCGGCCATCGACCTGCTGCGCCCGCCGGCGCGCCGGCGGAGCGGGTCCGACGAGCGCCGCCTGCTGGGCCTGCTGCTGCTGTGCACGGTGGTGACGGGCGGCATCGGCATGGCGTTCGGTTCCGTCGGCCTGCCGCGCTCGCCGTCGCTCGTGTCGGTGATGCTGCTGGTCACCGCGATGCTGCTGCTCGCCGCCCGCTGGCTGCGCGGAGCCCCCGAACCGGGCCCCGAACCGGGCGCCGAGGCGCACGCTGCCGCGCCCGCCGAGACATGCGCCGACGCGGCGCCGAGTGCCGGCCGGCTGCCGCGTTGGCCGTGGGCGCTGCTGGTGGGGGTGGTGCAGGGGCTGGCGGTGATCCCCGGCATCTCCCGCTCCGGTGCCACCATCGCCGCCGGGGTGCTGGCGGGAGCGGATCGCGAGACCGCGGCGGACTTCTCGTTCCTGGCCTCGGTGCCGGCCATCCTGGGCGCGGTGGCGGTGTCGCTGCCCGAGCTGTCCGCCCTGGAGGAGGCAGTCGACCTCACGGCGCTGGCCGCCGGCATGGCGGTGTCGTTCGCCGCCGGCTGGCTGGCGCTGACGGCGCTGCTGCGCATCGTGCGCCGCGGCCGGCTGCACCTGTTCTCCCTGTACCTGGTACCGGTCGGCATCATCGGCCTGACCGTGCTGTAA